One Miscanthus floridulus cultivar M001 chromosome 11, ASM1932011v1, whole genome shotgun sequence DNA window includes the following coding sequences:
- the LOC136492763 gene encoding uncharacterized protein isoform X2 — MFVPVLDTRSGFEEPFKISGMWQCSICTHVNTTDNLSCELCGVLRYLSLYFNNISEAEDGAKCRHKYSGVSVLARSLFTPSSTESKAIVLSDGFEDSRNTTGTGNKQATMDALHKTYMTRKKCHINIVPFKFDTPSPDDMVITGLKSSRNFRKVDTEVLVKDSIDVTKKEMMDNDVLLTENSASMDPSASVQLVEVGGTSSNVPSSSQNITLKLQHLSLESKQKNSKPNIKKAASVSHNKPEPWMLQSEDQEIRKQLSLGIVGHVDSGKSTLCGRLRHALGLISKKQMHKYEKEAKEKGKGSFAYAWAMDESSDERERGITMTVAVAYFNSEKYRVVLLDSPGHKDFVPNMISGATQADAAILVVDASIGSFEAGMGVNGIGQTKEHSQLIRSFGVENLIVAVNKMDVVEYSKERFQSIKSQLGTFLRSCGYKDSSVTWVPLSAMANENLVTASSDSRLLSWYNGDCLLKAIDSLSPPHRDVSRPLCLPICDVIASHTLGQVAVCGKIESGGIRTGSKVLVMPSGDIATVRAIERDSSTCSLARAGDNVAIGLHGIDPGHIVSGGVLCHLDFAVRIASHLELKILVLEITMPILVGLQFELHIHHARVSARLVKILSSLDQKTGKALKKMPRLLTARQTAVVEVKLDKEVCVEEFSTLKALGRVFLRSQGNTVAVGIVTRILDQAFDLA; from the exons ATG TTTGTTCCCGTGCTAGATACCAGATCTGGTTTTGAGGAGCCCTTTAAAATTTCTGGGATGTGGCAATGCTCCATTTGCACGCATGTAAATACTACAGATAATTTATCTTGTGAGCTATGTGGTGTACTTCGTTATCTCTCACTGTATTTCAATAATATCAGTGAAGCCGAAGATGGAG CTAAATGCAGACACAAGTATTCTGGAGTATCCGTACTCGCAAGATCTCTTTTTACACCATCTAGTACAGAGTCAAAGGCTATTGTTCTCTCTGATGGTTTTGAAGACAGTAGAAATACAACAGGCACAGGGAATAAGCAAGCTACCATGGATGCTCTACATAAGACATACATGACTCGCAAAAAGTGCCACATTAACATAG TGCCTTTCAAGTTTGATACACCATCTCCAGATGACATGGTCATTACAGGCTTAAAATCATCCAGAAACTTTAGAAAAG TTGACACAGAGGTTCTAGTTAAAGATTCTATTGATGTGACCAAAAAGGAGATGATGGATAATGATGTTCTTCTAACTGAAAACAGTGCAAGTATGGACCCAAGTGCATCAGTACAATTGGTTGAAGTTGGTGGGACTAGTAGCAATGTTCCTTCGAGTAGTCAAAATATAACTCTTAAGCTACAGCATTtgagtttggagagcaaacaGAAGAACAGTAAACCCAATATTAAGAAAGCAGCTTCtgtttcacacaacaagccagaACCATGGATGCTCCAGAGTGAAGATCAAGAAATCCGTAAACAGCTAAGTCTTGGCATT GTTGGTCATGTTGATTCTGGGAAATCAACTTTATGTGGTCGATTACGACATGCTCTGGGATTGATTTCAAAAAAACAAATGCATAAATATGAGAAAGAAGCTAAAGAAAAG GGGAAAGGGTCGTTTGCATATGCTTGGGCTATGGATGAGAGCAGTGATGAGAGGGAGCGTGGCATTACAATGACTGTGGCTGTAGCATATTTTAATAGCGAAAAATACCGTGTGGTTTTGCTTGATTCCCCTGGTCACAAGGATTTTGTTCCTAATATGATATCTGGTGCTACACAAGCTGATGCCGCCATCCTAGTTGTTGATGCATCTATAGGCTCATTTGAAGCTGGCATGGGTGTTAATGGAATTGGTCAGACAAAGGAACACTCACAACTTATTAGGAGCTTTGGTGTTGAGAACTTGATAGTTGCTGTTAATAAGATGGATGTGGTGGAATATTCGAAGGAGCGGTTTCAGTCCATTAAATCGCAACTTGGTACCTTTCTTCGGTCATGTGGGTACAAAGACTCTTCAGTCACCTGGGTTCCTTTGAGTGCAATGGCAAACGAAAATTTAGTCACAGCTTCTTCAGATTCTCGTCTTCTATCATG GTACAATGGAGATTGTCTGCTGAAAGCCATTGACTCATTATCTCCTCCTCACCGTGACGTTTCAAGGCCACTATGCCTTCCAATATGTGATGTTATTGCATCTCACACGCTGGGTCAGGTGGCTGTTTGTGGTAAAATAGAGTCTGGAGGGATCCGAACTGGCTCTAAG GTTCTTGTCATGCCTTCTGGAGATATAGCTACAGTAAGAGCCATTGAGCGGGATTCCTCTACTTGCAGCTTGGCTAGAGCCGGGGACAATGTTGCCATTGGTTTGCATGGCATCGACCCTGGTCACATTGTGTCAGGTGGAGTTCTTTGCCATCTAGATTTCGCTGTGCGCATCGCTTCTCACTTGGAGCTGAAAATTCTGGTTCTAGAAATCACCATGCCAATACTGGTTGGCCTTCAG TTTGAGCTGCACATACATCACGCCAGGGTGTCTGCGAGGTTGGTTAAAATACTGTCGTCGTTGGACCAGAAGACTGGCAAGGCCTTAAAGAAAATGCCACGTTTGCTCACCGCGAGGCAGACCGCCGTGGTTGAA GTGAAGCTGGACAAAGAAGTGTGTGTGGAGGAATTCTCGACGCTGAAGGCCCTTGGGCGGGTGTTCCTGCGGTCTCAGGGTAACACTGTTGCGGTGGGCATTGTGACTCGAATTCTGGATCAGGCTTTTGACCTCGCCTAA
- the LOC136492763 gene encoding uncharacterized protein isoform X1, whose translation MACREKSLYSPASFLAVGDGASGDALFVGSFAGDEHPPDNLEDTCARCVNHRDSKAGKLGVRDDTRSGFEEPFKISGMWQCSICTHVNTTDNLSCELCGVLRYLSLYFNNISEAEDGAKCRHKYSGVSVLARSLFTPSSTESKAIVLSDGFEDSRNTTGTGNKQATMDALHKTYMTRKKCHINIVPFKFDTPSPDDMVITGLKSSRNFRKVDTEVLVKDSIDVTKKEMMDNDVLLTENSASMDPSASVQLVEVGGTSSNVPSSSQNITLKLQHLSLESKQKNSKPNIKKAASVSHNKPEPWMLQSEDQEIRKQLSLGIVGHVDSGKSTLCGRLRHALGLISKKQMHKYEKEAKEKGKGSFAYAWAMDESSDERERGITMTVAVAYFNSEKYRVVLLDSPGHKDFVPNMISGATQADAAILVVDASIGSFEAGMGVNGIGQTKEHSQLIRSFGVENLIVAVNKMDVVEYSKERFQSIKSQLGTFLRSCGYKDSSVTWVPLSAMANENLVTASSDSRLLSWYNGDCLLKAIDSLSPPHRDVSRPLCLPICDVIASHTLGQVAVCGKIESGGIRTGSKVLVMPSGDIATVRAIERDSSTCSLARAGDNVAIGLHGIDPGHIVSGGVLCHLDFAVRIASHLELKILVLEITMPILVGLQFELHIHHARVSARLVKILSSLDQKTGKALKKMPRLLTARQTAVVEVKLDKEVCVEEFSTLKALGRVFLRSQGNTVAVGIVTRILDQAFDLA comes from the exons ATGGCTTGTAGGGAAAAGTCTCTTTACTCTCCAGCTTCTTTCCTTGCAGTGGGCGACGGGGCGAGCGGCGACGCCCTCTTCGTCGGgtccttcgccggcgacgagcacccacctg ATAATCTGGAAGATACATGTGCCAGATGTGTCAATCACAGAGATAGTAAAGCTGGCAAACTGGGCGTAAGAGATG ATACCAGATCTGGTTTTGAGGAGCCCTTTAAAATTTCTGGGATGTGGCAATGCTCCATTTGCACGCATGTAAATACTACAGATAATTTATCTTGTGAGCTATGTGGTGTACTTCGTTATCTCTCACTGTATTTCAATAATATCAGTGAAGCCGAAGATGGAG CTAAATGCAGACACAAGTATTCTGGAGTATCCGTACTCGCAAGATCTCTTTTTACACCATCTAGTACAGAGTCAAAGGCTATTGTTCTCTCTGATGGTTTTGAAGACAGTAGAAATACAACAGGCACAGGGAATAAGCAAGCTACCATGGATGCTCTACATAAGACATACATGACTCGCAAAAAGTGCCACATTAACATAG TGCCTTTCAAGTTTGATACACCATCTCCAGATGACATGGTCATTACAGGCTTAAAATCATCCAGAAACTTTAGAAAAG TTGACACAGAGGTTCTAGTTAAAGATTCTATTGATGTGACCAAAAAGGAGATGATGGATAATGATGTTCTTCTAACTGAAAACAGTGCAAGTATGGACCCAAGTGCATCAGTACAATTGGTTGAAGTTGGTGGGACTAGTAGCAATGTTCCTTCGAGTAGTCAAAATATAACTCTTAAGCTACAGCATTtgagtttggagagcaaacaGAAGAACAGTAAACCCAATATTAAGAAAGCAGCTTCtgtttcacacaacaagccagaACCATGGATGCTCCAGAGTGAAGATCAAGAAATCCGTAAACAGCTAAGTCTTGGCATT GTTGGTCATGTTGATTCTGGGAAATCAACTTTATGTGGTCGATTACGACATGCTCTGGGATTGATTTCAAAAAAACAAATGCATAAATATGAGAAAGAAGCTAAAGAAAAG GGGAAAGGGTCGTTTGCATATGCTTGGGCTATGGATGAGAGCAGTGATGAGAGGGAGCGTGGCATTACAATGACTGTGGCTGTAGCATATTTTAATAGCGAAAAATACCGTGTGGTTTTGCTTGATTCCCCTGGTCACAAGGATTTTGTTCCTAATATGATATCTGGTGCTACACAAGCTGATGCCGCCATCCTAGTTGTTGATGCATCTATAGGCTCATTTGAAGCTGGCATGGGTGTTAATGGAATTGGTCAGACAAAGGAACACTCACAACTTATTAGGAGCTTTGGTGTTGAGAACTTGATAGTTGCTGTTAATAAGATGGATGTGGTGGAATATTCGAAGGAGCGGTTTCAGTCCATTAAATCGCAACTTGGTACCTTTCTTCGGTCATGTGGGTACAAAGACTCTTCAGTCACCTGGGTTCCTTTGAGTGCAATGGCAAACGAAAATTTAGTCACAGCTTCTTCAGATTCTCGTCTTCTATCATG GTACAATGGAGATTGTCTGCTGAAAGCCATTGACTCATTATCTCCTCCTCACCGTGACGTTTCAAGGCCACTATGCCTTCCAATATGTGATGTTATTGCATCTCACACGCTGGGTCAGGTGGCTGTTTGTGGTAAAATAGAGTCTGGAGGGATCCGAACTGGCTCTAAG GTTCTTGTCATGCCTTCTGGAGATATAGCTACAGTAAGAGCCATTGAGCGGGATTCCTCTACTTGCAGCTTGGCTAGAGCCGGGGACAATGTTGCCATTGGTTTGCATGGCATCGACCCTGGTCACATTGTGTCAGGTGGAGTTCTTTGCCATCTAGATTTCGCTGTGCGCATCGCTTCTCACTTGGAGCTGAAAATTCTGGTTCTAGAAATCACCATGCCAATACTGGTTGGCCTTCAG TTTGAGCTGCACATACATCACGCCAGGGTGTCTGCGAGGTTGGTTAAAATACTGTCGTCGTTGGACCAGAAGACTGGCAAGGCCTTAAAGAAAATGCCACGTTTGCTCACCGCGAGGCAGACCGCCGTGGTTGAA GTGAAGCTGGACAAAGAAGTGTGTGTGGAGGAATTCTCGACGCTGAAGGCCCTTGGGCGGGTGTTCCTGCGGTCTCAGGGTAACACTGTTGCGGTGGGCATTGTGACTCGAATTCTGGATCAGGCTTTTGACCTCGCCTAA
- the LOC136492763 gene encoding uncharacterized protein isoform X3: MWQCSICTHVNTTDNLSCELCGVLRYLSLYFNNISEAEDGAKCRHKYSGVSVLARSLFTPSSTESKAIVLSDGFEDSRNTTGTGNKQATMDALHKTYMTRKKCHINIVPFKFDTPSPDDMVITGLKSSRNFRKVDTEVLVKDSIDVTKKEMMDNDVLLTENSASMDPSASVQLVEVGGTSSNVPSSSQNITLKLQHLSLESKQKNSKPNIKKAASVSHNKPEPWMLQSEDQEIRKQLSLGIVGHVDSGKSTLCGRLRHALGLISKKQMHKYEKEAKEKGKGSFAYAWAMDESSDERERGITMTVAVAYFNSEKYRVVLLDSPGHKDFVPNMISGATQADAAILVVDASIGSFEAGMGVNGIGQTKEHSQLIRSFGVENLIVAVNKMDVVEYSKERFQSIKSQLGTFLRSCGYKDSSVTWVPLSAMANENLVTASSDSRLLSWYNGDCLLKAIDSLSPPHRDVSRPLCLPICDVIASHTLGQVAVCGKIESGGIRTGSKVLVMPSGDIATVRAIERDSSTCSLARAGDNVAIGLHGIDPGHIVSGGVLCHLDFAVRIASHLELKILVLEITMPILVGLQFELHIHHARVSARLVKILSSLDQKTGKALKKMPRLLTARQTAVVEVKLDKEVCVEEFSTLKALGRVFLRSQGNTVAVGIVTRILDQAFDLA, translated from the exons ATGTGGCAATGCTCCATTTGCACGCATGTAAATACTACAGATAATTTATCTTGTGAGCTATGTGGTGTACTTCGTTATCTCTCACTGTATTTCAATAATATCAGTGAAGCCGAAGATGGAG CTAAATGCAGACACAAGTATTCTGGAGTATCCGTACTCGCAAGATCTCTTTTTACACCATCTAGTACAGAGTCAAAGGCTATTGTTCTCTCTGATGGTTTTGAAGACAGTAGAAATACAACAGGCACAGGGAATAAGCAAGCTACCATGGATGCTCTACATAAGACATACATGACTCGCAAAAAGTGCCACATTAACATAG TGCCTTTCAAGTTTGATACACCATCTCCAGATGACATGGTCATTACAGGCTTAAAATCATCCAGAAACTTTAGAAAAG TTGACACAGAGGTTCTAGTTAAAGATTCTATTGATGTGACCAAAAAGGAGATGATGGATAATGATGTTCTTCTAACTGAAAACAGTGCAAGTATGGACCCAAGTGCATCAGTACAATTGGTTGAAGTTGGTGGGACTAGTAGCAATGTTCCTTCGAGTAGTCAAAATATAACTCTTAAGCTACAGCATTtgagtttggagagcaaacaGAAGAACAGTAAACCCAATATTAAGAAAGCAGCTTCtgtttcacacaacaagccagaACCATGGATGCTCCAGAGTGAAGATCAAGAAATCCGTAAACAGCTAAGTCTTGGCATT GTTGGTCATGTTGATTCTGGGAAATCAACTTTATGTGGTCGATTACGACATGCTCTGGGATTGATTTCAAAAAAACAAATGCATAAATATGAGAAAGAAGCTAAAGAAAAG GGGAAAGGGTCGTTTGCATATGCTTGGGCTATGGATGAGAGCAGTGATGAGAGGGAGCGTGGCATTACAATGACTGTGGCTGTAGCATATTTTAATAGCGAAAAATACCGTGTGGTTTTGCTTGATTCCCCTGGTCACAAGGATTTTGTTCCTAATATGATATCTGGTGCTACACAAGCTGATGCCGCCATCCTAGTTGTTGATGCATCTATAGGCTCATTTGAAGCTGGCATGGGTGTTAATGGAATTGGTCAGACAAAGGAACACTCACAACTTATTAGGAGCTTTGGTGTTGAGAACTTGATAGTTGCTGTTAATAAGATGGATGTGGTGGAATATTCGAAGGAGCGGTTTCAGTCCATTAAATCGCAACTTGGTACCTTTCTTCGGTCATGTGGGTACAAAGACTCTTCAGTCACCTGGGTTCCTTTGAGTGCAATGGCAAACGAAAATTTAGTCACAGCTTCTTCAGATTCTCGTCTTCTATCATG GTACAATGGAGATTGTCTGCTGAAAGCCATTGACTCATTATCTCCTCCTCACCGTGACGTTTCAAGGCCACTATGCCTTCCAATATGTGATGTTATTGCATCTCACACGCTGGGTCAGGTGGCTGTTTGTGGTAAAATAGAGTCTGGAGGGATCCGAACTGGCTCTAAG GTTCTTGTCATGCCTTCTGGAGATATAGCTACAGTAAGAGCCATTGAGCGGGATTCCTCTACTTGCAGCTTGGCTAGAGCCGGGGACAATGTTGCCATTGGTTTGCATGGCATCGACCCTGGTCACATTGTGTCAGGTGGAGTTCTTTGCCATCTAGATTTCGCTGTGCGCATCGCTTCTCACTTGGAGCTGAAAATTCTGGTTCTAGAAATCACCATGCCAATACTGGTTGGCCTTCAG TTTGAGCTGCACATACATCACGCCAGGGTGTCTGCGAGGTTGGTTAAAATACTGTCGTCGTTGGACCAGAAGACTGGCAAGGCCTTAAAGAAAATGCCACGTTTGCTCACCGCGAGGCAGACCGCCGTGGTTGAA GTGAAGCTGGACAAAGAAGTGTGTGTGGAGGAATTCTCGACGCTGAAGGCCCTTGGGCGGGTGTTCCTGCGGTCTCAGGGTAACACTGTTGCGGTGGGCATTGTGACTCGAATTCTGGATCAGGCTTTTGACCTCGCCTAA
- the LOC136492763 gene encoding uncharacterized protein isoform X4, producing MDALHKTYMTRKKCHINIVPFKFDTPSPDDMVITGLKSSRNFRKVDTEVLVKDSIDVTKKEMMDNDVLLTENSASMDPSASVQLVEVGGTSSNVPSSSQNITLKLQHLSLESKQKNSKPNIKKAASVSHNKPEPWMLQSEDQEIRKQLSLGIVGHVDSGKSTLCGRLRHALGLISKKQMHKYEKEAKEKGKGSFAYAWAMDESSDERERGITMTVAVAYFNSEKYRVVLLDSPGHKDFVPNMISGATQADAAILVVDASIGSFEAGMGVNGIGQTKEHSQLIRSFGVENLIVAVNKMDVVEYSKERFQSIKSQLGTFLRSCGYKDSSVTWVPLSAMANENLVTASSDSRLLSWYNGDCLLKAIDSLSPPHRDVSRPLCLPICDVIASHTLGQVAVCGKIESGGIRTGSKVLVMPSGDIATVRAIERDSSTCSLARAGDNVAIGLHGIDPGHIVSGGVLCHLDFAVRIASHLELKILVLEITMPILVGLQFELHIHHARVSARLVKILSSLDQKTGKALKKMPRLLTARQTAVVEVKLDKEVCVEEFSTLKALGRVFLRSQGNTVAVGIVTRILDQAFDLA from the exons ATGGATGCTCTACATAAGACATACATGACTCGCAAAAAGTGCCACATTAACATAG TGCCTTTCAAGTTTGATACACCATCTCCAGATGACATGGTCATTACAGGCTTAAAATCATCCAGAAACTTTAGAAAAG TTGACACAGAGGTTCTAGTTAAAGATTCTATTGATGTGACCAAAAAGGAGATGATGGATAATGATGTTCTTCTAACTGAAAACAGTGCAAGTATGGACCCAAGTGCATCAGTACAATTGGTTGAAGTTGGTGGGACTAGTAGCAATGTTCCTTCGAGTAGTCAAAATATAACTCTTAAGCTACAGCATTtgagtttggagagcaaacaGAAGAACAGTAAACCCAATATTAAGAAAGCAGCTTCtgtttcacacaacaagccagaACCATGGATGCTCCAGAGTGAAGATCAAGAAATCCGTAAACAGCTAAGTCTTGGCATT GTTGGTCATGTTGATTCTGGGAAATCAACTTTATGTGGTCGATTACGACATGCTCTGGGATTGATTTCAAAAAAACAAATGCATAAATATGAGAAAGAAGCTAAAGAAAAG GGGAAAGGGTCGTTTGCATATGCTTGGGCTATGGATGAGAGCAGTGATGAGAGGGAGCGTGGCATTACAATGACTGTGGCTGTAGCATATTTTAATAGCGAAAAATACCGTGTGGTTTTGCTTGATTCCCCTGGTCACAAGGATTTTGTTCCTAATATGATATCTGGTGCTACACAAGCTGATGCCGCCATCCTAGTTGTTGATGCATCTATAGGCTCATTTGAAGCTGGCATGGGTGTTAATGGAATTGGTCAGACAAAGGAACACTCACAACTTATTAGGAGCTTTGGTGTTGAGAACTTGATAGTTGCTGTTAATAAGATGGATGTGGTGGAATATTCGAAGGAGCGGTTTCAGTCCATTAAATCGCAACTTGGTACCTTTCTTCGGTCATGTGGGTACAAAGACTCTTCAGTCACCTGGGTTCCTTTGAGTGCAATGGCAAACGAAAATTTAGTCACAGCTTCTTCAGATTCTCGTCTTCTATCATG GTACAATGGAGATTGTCTGCTGAAAGCCATTGACTCATTATCTCCTCCTCACCGTGACGTTTCAAGGCCACTATGCCTTCCAATATGTGATGTTATTGCATCTCACACGCTGGGTCAGGTGGCTGTTTGTGGTAAAATAGAGTCTGGAGGGATCCGAACTGGCTCTAAG GTTCTTGTCATGCCTTCTGGAGATATAGCTACAGTAAGAGCCATTGAGCGGGATTCCTCTACTTGCAGCTTGGCTAGAGCCGGGGACAATGTTGCCATTGGTTTGCATGGCATCGACCCTGGTCACATTGTGTCAGGTGGAGTTCTTTGCCATCTAGATTTCGCTGTGCGCATCGCTTCTCACTTGGAGCTGAAAATTCTGGTTCTAGAAATCACCATGCCAATACTGGTTGGCCTTCAG TTTGAGCTGCACATACATCACGCCAGGGTGTCTGCGAGGTTGGTTAAAATACTGTCGTCGTTGGACCAGAAGACTGGCAAGGCCTTAAAGAAAATGCCACGTTTGCTCACCGCGAGGCAGACCGCCGTGGTTGAA GTGAAGCTGGACAAAGAAGTGTGTGTGGAGGAATTCTCGACGCTGAAGGCCCTTGGGCGGGTGTTCCTGCGGTCTCAGGGTAACACTGTTGCGGTGGGCATTGTGACTCGAATTCTGGATCAGGCTTTTGACCTCGCCTAA